A single window of Anomaloglossus baeobatrachus isolate aAnoBae1 chromosome 5, aAnoBae1.hap1, whole genome shotgun sequence DNA harbors:
- the LOC142310458 gene encoding uncharacterized protein LOC142310458, with protein MSFVTSNLCLKIVCTPSGKCTITLCPTKSAPDLEVVVKPGTSLKTTATTTRPEAPLAHHYMWRSRQDANSLPGTREAGDQVVPSAPYPVYERRFPVPWWEEEVPKALDRAQDGGKMAAVCEDEEKARNVGAKRRAWGWPVPKKKHGVLRPKRGGASPRARRKTYEVGGVMKKKKNRRGGVKMMCEAGGGACPRAGNIGPPPLPPVSASTPPPLLATLQDKEMETSGQQQELATAMALTSLSRERPKPATAAEASLLDFPAVPGGPERPAKVTWLTTWDAATGGTTTEVRATYATQLPVGNRPLGITYSPLETPQPVATAAAPSVPVREPAEVLAERLEQDYRGFFWDPVTPSPISYPRAPSPVPDPVQERLLAETIVREMMSGPGGEELALQFTTGIVVKFNQQEGYGFIREVSTGDDYFYNRVHLDVEGLPKRLHTLYPGEKVQFLPEAGSRGLFAVGVTRMPTAREAARWQQELEWEEHQERRRNQPKPMSTDASHSRRTLAVTPEVQSGPTADPEKSTPVVAVNQSVTNRPVIVLDVPQPVLQPPRVATPPPPPGIEEATSSEPPFAPVSFRRVRRQPGQSLGAYIQAQAAEWKRSWPPE; from the coding sequence ATGTCGTTTGTTACCAGCAACCTttgcctgaagatcgtttgtacaccgtccggcaaatgcaccatcacactctgccccaccaagtcagctcccgaccttgaggtagtggtgaagccagggacaagcctgaaaactacagccacgactacaaggccagaggctcccctggctcatcattacatgtggcgtagtcggcaggatgcgaattccctgccagggacccgagaagccggagatcaagtggtgccgagtgcaccgtatccggtctatgagagaagatttccagtcccatggtgggaggaagaagtgcccaaggcgttggaccgggcacaagatggcggcaaaatggccgccgtctgtgaagatgaagaaaaggcgcgaaacgttggcgccaaaagaagagcctggggctggccggtgccgaagaagaagcacggagtactccgcccaaagaggggaggcgccagtcccagggcacgaagaaagacatatgaagtgggcggtgtgatgaagaaaaagaagaaccgccgcggaggagtcaaaatgatgtgtgaggctgggggtggagcatgcccaagagcgggaaacataggcccgcctccacttcctccagtttcAGCATCGACCCCGCCGCCATTACTAGCGACACTGCAAGATAAAGAGATGGAGACCTCAGGCCAACAGCAGGAACTCGCCACCGCCATGGCCCTGACTAGCCTAAGCCGGGAGCGTCCCAAGCCTGCTACCGCAGCAGAAGCGTCCCTGCTTGATTTCCCGGCTGTACCAGGAGGCCCCGAACGTCCGGCGAAGGTGACCtggctgaccacctgggacgcGGCAACCGGAGGCACTACCACGGAGGTACGGGCAACTTATGCCACCCAGCTACCGGTGGGGAACCGGCCCCTGGGGATTACTTATTCCCCCTTGGAGACACCTCAGCCCGTCGCCACAGCCGCAGCACCATCTGTCCCCGTGCGGGAGCCGGCCGAAGTGCTTGCCGAGAGGCTGGAACAAGACTaccggggcttcttttgggaccctgtaACCCCGTCTCCCATATCGTACCCAAGGGCTCCGTCTCCGGTACCAGACCCCGTCCAAGAGCGGCTGCTTGCggagaccatcgtccgggaaatgatgtccggtcccggcggtgaaGAGCTGGCactgcaattcaccactggtatAGTGGTGAAATTCAATCAGCAGGAAGGCTATGGGTTTATCCGGGAAGTGAGTACCGGAGATGACTATTTTTACAACCGGGTACACCTGGACGTGGAGGGTCTACCGAAGCGGCTTCACACACTTTATCCGGGTGAGAAAGTGCAGTTTTTACCCGAGGCGGGAAGCCGCGGCCTTTTCGCggtcggagtgacccggatgccgaccgcccgggaagcggcccgaTGGCAACAGGAGCTGGAATGGGAGGAGCACCAGGAGCGGCGACGGAACCAGCCAAAACCGATGTCGACCGATGCCTCCCATTCCAGGCGCACCTTGGCGGTCACACCGGAGGTGcagtctggcccgaccgctgacccggaaaagAGTACCCCGGTGGTGGCGGTTAATCAGAGCGTTACCAATCGTCCGGTAATCGTCCTGGATGTGCCGCAACCCGTGCTtcaaccaccccgggtagcgactCCACCACCCCCGCCGGGAATCGAAGAGGCCACGTCATCGGAGCCCCCGTTTGCTCCCGTATCTTTCCGGAGGGTACGCCGAcaacctgggcagtccctgggcgcctacatccaggcccaggcggccgaatggaagcggtcctggcctccggagtag